The nucleotide window GGAGGGAGCCACTCGGACTTGGCCAAGTTCGCTCGTTCGCAGCACAGTGTGGACAAGGCCACTTTCGCCATACATGAAATCAGTTGCACCTACTACAGGTAAAAGAAGGGACACAGACTACGTATTCCAAATACGAGGTGAAAGTTGAAGTGCAAAGCTTGGGCTAAAACAAGTCAATGCGTCATCAAATAGGAAGTCTGTGCTGATTTCTCTAGACAGGAGTGACAAAAGCCAAGTATAGCACAGTCACCAAAAGTGACAGCACGGTGGTAATGGTCATTATTTCAGTAAATAGTAAACTCTTGTTCATCAGTTTACATTCAGGACCATCTCAGCAATACATAAACTTTGTGAAGTATTTAGGTCGAGGTTAGCATTCAGACAGTACTAACAGAAGATCCATTAGTCCGTTACTGACTGACTCACTCACGTTTTGCCGACGAATGGCaagaaaacccccccaaaacatgacagactaAGCACTGACAGAAGTTGGTTTTTGTCTGTCAGGTTAATTGCCATTAACCGGGTCAAGTACTGACGTAGCTCTCAGACAGTCAGTGACAGATGTCCGTTTCGCCGATGACTGACAGAAACACGCCCCACATGTCTTGTGTGTTCGCTTACAGGTGTGCTTGAGAGAACTGCATTGACTGTTGCGTTCTTCATTTGAAATGCCTATTACCTTTActgcagcctctttcagttcttgtttcaAGGAGTTTCTTCCTTGAGTCTCCTCTTCATGAGGTAAAATGCAAGCGCCATTGGGTTAAGGTCCGGTGATTGACTTGGCCAGTCCAGACTTTCATAACACCTGggtcattgtcttgttgcatgATGAAGGTTCTCAATTAGtttggatgcatttttatgTGAATTACCAGACAAAATGGTTTTGCGGACTTCAAACATATCAAgtgccaaagtcagctgggataggtgtAAACTCACTCATGAACCTAACCAGGAGTATAGGAAACATATGGGTAGACTGTCTTTCCTAACAACTagatggaaaaaacaaacaaatcaaaaaacaaaacaagctaccAAGGTTTGAAGCATTCACTATGAAGCCAACATAGAGACAATAACAGGCTTCTGCACAGTAATGTCAACGTCCCATTCCTCTTATTGTTTCAGCTACAGACTGGCTGACCACCCCCAGCTGAGCACAGAGTTCACAAAGCATCTGAGCAGACTCCCGCAGACCCTAACGACAAGCCATAGCAGAGCGCTGTACAAACGGCTGATCGACACCTATGGAACACATTATATTCACCAGGTCAGATAAGTTCATACTGTCAGTGTCTTTGCTATCGGACCCATGTATCAGTATCAACTCAATTTTGCTTGATTCTTTTTTCCAAGGTTCAACTTGGTGGAAAAGTGAGGCGAATCACAGCCTTCCGGACCTGCCTGGCCACACTGAAGGGCTTCACAGAGGCGGAGATCAAAAACTGCCTGAATGCCGAACTCCGCATGGCCTTGGGATTCCTCCCTGCCAATGCATCCTACTCCAACAAATGTGACAGCCTCATGAAGGGCAACATGAGCATGGGCTTCTATCAAGGCTTTATGAGTCACAAGATCGAGGTCATCGGCGGGGAGAAATACTTTCCGGACATTCTCTACCAGCAGGACCCGTCCGATGCTTACCACAGCTGGATGAACAGCCTCCAAGACAACCCAGACGTGGTTTCCTATGCCATTTTCCCCCTGCACCATCTGGTGGAGGACACTCAGATCAGCGCTAATCTGAGAGCGATCATCTCAGAGTATATCCAAGAGAACAAGCTTCAGGAAGACCAGCTGGGTTTCAAGAACTGCTCCCCGACTCCCAACCTGGACCAAAACTGCTGTCCTCTGCGGGCTGGCCGTGGATCTCTCAAATTGGAGATCCACAGAGCCGTCGGACTCAAGGCCGACACATTCACCAAAACGGACGCTTACGTGAAGATCTTCTACAACGGCATGTACGAGGAGACGGCAACAGTGATGGACGACAACAACCCAGTATGGAACGCCACCTATTACTTCAGCTCGGTGGAGGTGGGGCAGGAATTGAGGTTTGAAGTCTGGGACAGAGATGTTCTTTACAACGACCAGGCAGGCGTTTGTGTCGTCTTTCCCGAGCGAGGAACTCATTCTCTAAGCTGTCAGCTGCGCAGGGGCATCCTCTACTTTTCGTACAGCATTAAGTGCGACGCTCACTTGTCAGGGTTCAGGTGTGGAAGGTACTCTCCCACTGCGGAGTAGTTCAGCCCTAAATCAATTCTTATTGTGAACTTGATGGTAGTATCTTCCTTAAGAATTAGACTGAGATTTTCCTTGGAAGTCAGCATGAATACCCTTCTAAACTTACCTTAGCAAGATCCTAGTACACAAAAGGGAGATTTTATGTCtgggtttgttttgaaaaatacatCTATAAAAATGTGTACTTTAGACTTACCTTGACCTTCTAATCCTATAGTGTTTTGATATCATGACCATTATTTGATGAGATCATTTGGGTGtccaaataaatgtgttttatgtgcaataataatttgtaatgtcAGGTCCTTTCTTGACGTAACATATGGCATAAAATGGCTGCCATGTTtaaattttcaacaaaattcttaaaaaaaaagttactataAAAGGTTCTGTCATGGTCATTCTCATAAAATGTTAGCCCCCTTACATCACCCATTTTACAAGCATAACCTCAAAGTATGCTTGTGGTTTGAACGCCAATTGTGGGTTTGCACAGCTCAATACAGTCATGTTATGTACTTGAACATAGTTTTGTTTAATAAAAGGTAATAAATTCAAACTaacaaaaagaacatacaaataTGAATATGCATAACATAAAAATTTCCAAATGCTGTATTGTATGTACATTTATGACATCAATAGGAAGTCATACAGTAGAAGAATGTAGCAGCTGATTCCAAGACTCTTCAACACCTCCGATTCATTGGCAGATTTTCAGAAATATGTCCAGCAAAGGAATTATGATGCTTAACGCATCATCTAGTGGGGCAAATTTTGGACTTTTCAACAAAGCCATGGCACTGGAAGGAACAAacctgtttttcattttggaaatatttgagtgacttttatgaaACTACCAACATAGCGTGCTAATATTAACAAGTGAAAtgccattgtttttgtttacagcaGCCCAAACCAACTGGTCTCATGAGTTGGCGACAGTGTAGAAAAGATTGGAATCGTTAACATTGATCTTGTGAGCACTGGGGACTGCTTGAATGGTGACAGGATATTTAAACTCCCATGAACATGCAAATCAAACAAAAGTCAAGAAATGTTGTTCTAAAAAGGTTTGGTCAGAAGAATATAGCGATTAATGGTGCTTTCCAACAGAGGTTGTATCAGCATTATCAGTTTGGTGTGACTGCATGAGACCGCTGAGTTAAACGACATTATAAAGGCAAAATACTTGTTTAGCCTTCACTGCTTATATGTAACAATTTTAGGTACAGCTATCAGTCTACAGAGGGAATCATAAtcaacttcctgtttttttttcttttcaatagtGGTCAGCAGATAGTTTTCGAATGTAGTCCAGTGTGTGTTTAGTCAAAAATCAAGCCTGCCCAGGATCAGTGAACTAAGTGAAATCCTTTTTTTCACCTCAAGTTTCATGTGACTGAATATCACATTCCCAGAGACACTTTGAGCAAAGACGCTATATCTTCAGGTATGGCCCCCTCATcacctaaaataaaaacaacaacattgttttCATACGTCCAATTTGTGTCAGAatgttaaaatgaaacaaaaacctGCTATGGAAATTGCAGAGGGCTTGTGAACATAAAATTTCTGCATGTTTCTCAAAAATGCCACTTTCATCGGTGAGGGCAAAACGGAATCcaattacaatattttatttatagttttcTGTTATGTGtaggctgcgattggctggcaaacagtccagggtgtaccccgcctactgcccaaagccagctgagataggttccagcacccctcacggtcaagaaaatggatggatggaaggatgttaTGTGCAGGCCGTTTTCTCACAGGTAAGGCGTTTCTACTAGAGAGATTTTGATTGACAAAAGTGCATAGTTATGATAAATTGTATCTTAGTGGACTTCATGTGAGAGGCAcaaaaagacgttttttttccccccaattatAAATTGGCCAGCGCATGTATGAAACTTGCAGTAGGTTCCAGCGTTTATTTACAAGGTCTAATTgaggccactatttgaggaaaaaaagtttcttgcagggatgccttaaaaaaagcaaCCTaaaatgtgcgtgcgtgtgttcacGTGTTCTTACTCTGCTCAGCAGCTGTCATGTCCTGCTCCAGTTTGAGTTTCTTCTGGCCCAATTGCAATATGCCCTCCTCAATACTATCTTTACTGATCAGCTTTATGACCTGCACAGTCCTAACGAACAAACAAACCAGGAAGAGCATTCAGCGAGAGCTACCATAGTTTGCTCACGTCGCACGACATTGAAACGTGTGCAAACATTTGGAACTCTTGTGTTCTAATGTACCTGGTCTGCCCCAATCGGTGACAGCGGTCCTCGGCCTGCTTGTCATTGTAGGGGTTCCAGTCGATGTCATGCAGGATGACGACGTTAGCCGACGTGAGGTTGATGCCGAGGCCGCCGGCGCGGGTCGACAGCAGGAACACAAACAAATCGGCGTCGTTGTTGAACTGGTCAATCAGCCCAATTCTGTGGGGGACAAGACATCATTAAAACACATTCTTCGTCTATTATTTCAAACTGATCATCTCCAGAAATAGTGTTGAGCTGACCTGTCTGCTATTGGCGTGGAGCCGTCCAGTCTAATGTAACGAAGGTTTAGGTGTTTCATTAGTACCTCCAGGATGTCCAGCATCATGGTGAACTGACTGAACAGAACAACTCTGTCTCCCTGTACAATcagacaacacacacacacacatagaaaaCATGAGAGAGGTCAGACAGGTATCTTTAAAAGTTCTACTTTACTTTAGCATTAATCACTGGTTAAACTCCCATTCAACTTGTATGAgagttaagaatgttaaaacATACGTAAAACATCGCCTTAAAATTTACTAAAGATTTTATGACGAACAACGTGAGCCTGgaaataattgttttgaaataCAAATAGCTTTACGGAACAGACTGTGTTGGACGGAATGTCTCGCTGTATACGTGTTGCCACAATTTTCATTGCACCTTGTCTTTAAGTGACGCCAGCTTCTCTGTGAGCCAACAGAACTTCCCAGAGTCGAGGAGCAGACGGCTGTCCAGCTGATAGGAGCTGATGGACGCGTATTGCTGACACAAACGATGCAGCTCAAAGTCAGTCATCACCTCCATGTCCTCCTGGATCAATTCGGGGTTTGCGTCGTGGTGAGTTGGCTCCTGACAAGGAAGGACAAGCGTCTTAGCGTTTTTGGTTTCCATGAATCAGAACTGTAGCACAGACAGGGTGATACAGCCATTGAGCTCttagggttttgttttttttatatgctagggcatacagaagggctttgatgcagcctctcaactgcaaagaacggttgaagaaatggtggatattacacaaatggtcagcaggtggcagcagcacaaaaggagatcaaccagggccatgttgaaaaaaagctcaatacaatgctcaatagatttgtgaattctgataaaacttagctatattctaatactaattgctgcaaaatggaaacagatagaaatatacttttttcctgatgaaagaggacactttaatctttcttttagtaagttccatgtttttatagcaatagaacacaatattctgtgggccttgcaaaatccgtcaaaatccagcaaaacagccgggagtgaaggggatttcTTCTGTAaaaattgctgggagtgaacgagttaatcaatttttgaaaaaaacaatcacttttttttttttttccctagcaTGAAATTATATCATcatctatgaaaaaaaatgtatttcttttctttacaaatgtgaaaataagtgCTTCCTCTTGGAAAATTTAGCTTTTGTCAAAAACATAGATCATTTGAAAAGCCAGTCGATAACATGTTCAACATTTTAAtataataacttttaaaaaagtcaaattgcATTGTTTGACTGGTCAGTGTCTTTTATCAAAGAGTAACACCATCCCTCCAGCTATCTCACACTCTTTCCTCACATAGATGTGCATAGGCAGGCCAATGCCATCAGGTATATTGGTTCGGCATCCTAAGCTCCGCCCTCTTCCTCTTTGGACACATACATATTTGCGCTGCAAAAATATTTGCGGCTTTGTGGCACCTAGGTCAAAAGTATCCAACAGGTCGATAaatcactgattttgcaatgtaTAAATGGGAAGGAACTCTGTCTTTGGCAATTGACTAGGCTGGCTCTCTTATTGTCATAGGCAAAACAATGCAACTCTGATTATGATCATATCTACTTAGCGCAAATTAAACTTGCTGGCgaggtttttaaaaaatggtagCGGGGTTGCAAAACTCATTAAGTTGGCAATGCTGACTGTTGTGTGCATGCTTTGAACAACAGTAGCTgattaaagaaagaaataaaaaagcaatCAGCCTGACAAACTCAAATTAACTGATATAATCAATTCAATCGCCCAGCCCCAGTGAGCCCAAATACACTTGTTGAGTTGATATACAGCAAACGTACCATCAGCATGAGCTTGCTCATGGCTTTCAGCTTCTCTGTAGTGTAGTACTGACGATGAAGCAGAGGGTGGTTGGCCATCTTTCTCAAATGCATCATAACATTAGACAATTCACGCTCTGTGAGggcataaacaaaaacaaaaaaaaacaaaaaaatgttcctccacacattttacatttcacagaacttctcattaaaaaaattaaaataaatgcattaaatTTGAGTAAATACACGTGTATCAATTTGATTCTTTGATGAGCCAATTGTCAGAAAATTTACCCGACTTGTGTTTGCTTGTGTAATTTGAATTTTGGAACAATGCAATGCTTTTTTGGACAGGAATAATTTAGATGATTAAAGTTAGCACATTAGTAATGTACGCCGATGTACGTAATTTTCTGAGTATTGGTATAATGGTATAATACTGTGTGCTCTCACACAAACATTGTGGCTGCACTTACAACCACCTTAAGAGAAAAATAATATCGTCAGTttctcaatatattttttatttttttttttttagaacagctTTTCTAACAGTCTTGGAAGCGTGAATAATTTTTCATACAACAGATTCCATTTTGCATAATTTTACAAACCTGGAAATTTATTAAATCAAATTCCATACTTGCATAGGAACCATGGTGGTCTCAAcatgtgcgtgggtgtgtgtgcgtgtcacagCAAACATGGCTTACTTTCGCCGGTGGTGGAAGCTTTGAGTTTTGTCAAGAGGGCCTGGTACAGAACCTGCTGCTTTCCACTCATGGAGCAAAACTCCACCTTCTCTTCCTTATCAGGTAGCTGCTTGAGGACCTGGAAATTAGAGGACCGGTAAAATATGAGTAACAAGTATTTCTCCCATCATAATACTTAATCGTTTAAATGTGCAGAGAATTACCATTAGATACCATAATTTCTCATGTGTAATACATATTTTTCTGAaaatttccttaaaaaaaaaaaatcaaaaaaaaaatcgatgtgTTGTTACACGGAAAATCTAGTTGTAAGGAGGTGATTTTAGGGGTGCGTATGTTCCAGCAGAATTTGGAAAATAAACAGTACAGAAATGATACTAGATAATTATACTGTGATAACCTCAACACAGAACACCACACACAAAGATTCTGCATCCACCACCGGTGCAGAATCGAATCCTCTGAGGCAGAGCTCTTGTGTGACTAATAACAATCACTCCGGGCGTGCGCTGATGGTTGCCGAGTGTTTCCGAAGATGACCGGAGGCGGGAGCATTGAAAGTTGCCCGTGTCAGCAGGAAATGACTTACTTTACTGGCTGCATGGGAAACAAACCTTTTATACACAGtgggatgtattttgttttaattactaCTGCTTCCTTGTTCATGAACTTGTTTAATATTTAGGACTACTGTTACCCCAGTATAAATGGATAATCTTACAGGACAACAATCTTATAAGGAATACTGTAACATAGTTGGGGTTTCCTTGAGCAGGAGGGGCAAAATCGTGACAAAAACAGCCCGGTTGCCTTTATGTGTCAGTATAGCGTGCCCTTTGTTTACAACAAATTTCAGTTTGAAAGGAGGTGAAGTA belongs to Festucalex cinctus isolate MCC-2025b chromosome 5, RoL_Fcin_1.0, whole genome shotgun sequence and includes:
- the LOC144018868 gene encoding perforin-1-like, with product MPGFQSSSFVSLVLALPVILEVGRVRACRLGSPSQCEKAPFVPGYNLAGEGFDVVRMRRTGAYVINVKGHLTDNHTCTLCPNRFHEGQIQRLPAAVLDWRPFSRCSKQLSSALHHSVDSLLRSSNSLVNNNWSVGLSLDKYGKVVLGGSHSDLAKFARSQHSVDKATFAIHEISCTYYSYRLADHPQLSTEFTKHLSRLPQTLTTSHSRALYKRLIDTYGTHYIHQVQLGGKVRRITAFRTCLATLKGFTEAEIKNCLNAELRMALGFLPANASYSNKCDSLMKGNMSMGFYQGFMSHKIEVIGGEKYFPDILYQQDPSDAYHSWMNSLQDNPDVVSYAIFPLHHLVEDTQISANLRAIISEYIQENKLQEDQLGFKNCSPTPNLDQNCCPLRAGRGSLKLEIHRAVGLKADTFTKTDAYVKIFYNGMYEETATVMDDNNPVWNATYYFSSVEVGQELRFEVWDRDVLYNDQAGVCVVFPERGTHSLSCQLRRGILYFSYSIKCDAHLSGFRCGRYSPTAE